The window CGGTACATTTCGCCACTGCCTTATTCGAGAAAATTGCCAATATTAAAGTCAATCATGTGCCCTTCAATGGCTCGTCTGCAAGTGTGAATGCGCTGATGGGAAGCCAGGTAGATATGTCATTTGCAACATTGGGCTCCGTTCTTCCACAAGTGGGATCCGGGCGTCTGCGAATTCTGGCCGTAGCAGCCGGCACGCGCCTCAAGTCACTGCCTGATGTGCCGACTTTCGAAGAACAGGGGATCAAGGGGTACGCCGCCGATGCCTGGTATGGATTCATGGCACCGGCGGGAACGCCGGACAGCACAATAAAAATACTTGAGGGATACGTGAAAGATTACGAGGCGAACTCAGACGCGCAAAAAGTGCTGGCTACCCAGGGATTGGAGCCTGATGCTACCTGCGGCGCGGATTTTGCCGCGCAGATCAAAAGAGAAGTGGCAACCTACGGCGAACTGGCGAAGCAGATCGAGTTGGCTCAGTGACTGGTGGCCAATGCTCTTATTCGGAGGCGCGGCCGGTATTCATATGCCGGCCAGCCCTACGATCATCCCTGGGGTAAGTCGAGGGAATAAATACGTTTGGCGGTATTAAAAAACAGATCCTGGATCTCGTCGGAAGAGCAGCCGTTACAGATTCTCTTGAATGCATTCCACATGATGCTGTAGGAATACATCCCTTTATCTACCGGAAAATTGCTTTCGAACATGCAGCGGCTGGTTCCAAACAGCGCGATGAGCGTTTCGGTATAGGGACGCCAGTCCTGCGCGAGTTGTTCAGATGAAGGGGGCACTTCACATTCGAAATAGTGGTATCCCATCACCTTCAATCCAAATCCACCAAGTTTAATCGTAATATTTGGCAGTGCTGCCAGCTGTTGTATCGATTTTTTCCACTCGTCAAAAACCTCTTTCCGGGCTTCCCTATAGGGCCCGACGCCCACGGGACCACCTAAATGATCCAGTACGATGTGCAACTGTGGGCAGGCTTTTGCCAGTTCAAACACTTCGGAAAGCTGAGTGTGGTACGCCCAGATATCCAGACAAAGGTCGTACTCAGCAAGCGTACGCACGCCATCCAGAAATCCAGGATCGCTCAATAAGCCGCGTGGTGGCTGAATGGGATTGCTTCTGACCTCAGGGCTGTCGTGCCAGGCCGTGGAGTTTCTGATCCCTTTCAACCTTGCACCTGCAACTTGCTTCATCTGACCAATGACGTCGTGAAGCTGTTGGCCTATAGTGAGATCGGCGCCTGCCACAATACCTGCGCATCCATTGCGATTGTCATAGAGGCCGCTTTCAAAACAAGCAGCTACGCCATTGGCAAACTCGACTTCTCCGACAGGCTTGAAGATATCGGGACCATGTTGTCGATACATACTGCGGGATTGAACAAAGACGGTTGCCACGATATTGTGCCCCGAGCTCATATCGGCAACCAGTTCATGCAGCATGTACCGGGATTGCGGCCGGTCCCACAAATGATGATGAGAGTCGATAATGGGAAGGTCTGGCCATATAGCCTCCTCCTGTCGCATGGATAGCCATTCCGGACGAATCGCAATATGTGGAGACGTGAATGATTTGCCTGTATTCATAAGTAAGTCAGTTGGTACTCATAGGGAGGCCCGGTCAGTCCTCCCATTCGTGGTTCAGTCTTGATGACACAAGTATTTATTTTTTAATATTACTTTTACTCACTACGTCTGCCCATTTTGCGAACTCTGCATCAAGAAATTTCCTGAATTCGCTTTGGCTGGATGTCTTTACCTGCACCCCTAAGGAAGCGAATTTTTCCTGAACTTCGGGTTCTTTCATGACTGCATGGATGGTTTTTTCCAGTTTGTCCGCAATAGTCTGAGGTGTATCTTTGGGTACGAAAACACCGTTCCATTCAAAAATTTCATAGCCGGGTAGTCCGGATTCGGCAACCGTTGGCACGTCTGGCAACAGCTCATTGCGTTTAGCCGACGTGATAGCCAGTACTTTCAGTTGATCGCTCTTTACCATGGGAAGTGTAGACGAAATATTGGGAAACATCATATCAACCTGTGCGCCCACTGTCGCCATGATCGCAGGTCCACCGCTTTTGAATGGGACATGCAACATGTCGATTTTCCAGTTCTGCCTGAATAGTTCACCTGCCATAAACTGCAAGGTGCCGGTGCCGCCGGATGCAAATGTCAGGCTTCCCGGTGCCGCCTTTGCCTTTTCAACTACATCCTGTACGCTGTTGAGTTCGGAGCTTTTCGGTACGACCAGTATACCTGGCGTTACTGAAACCATGGTCAATGGCTTCAGGTCAGCGCTGGGGTCAAAGTTGAGCTTGTTGACTGCCGGATTGATTGTGAGCGGTGTTGCATCATAAAGCAATGTGTAGCCATCGGCTTTGGCGCGTGCCACGTAGGTTTGGCCGATAATGCCACTGGCACCGGATCTGTTTTCAACCACCACAGTCTGGTCAAGTTTTTTGCCTAAATGCTGCGCAATAACGCGTGCCAGTGCATCAGCTGTACCGCCCGGTGCATATGGCACAACCAGGCTGATAGGCCGGTCAGGATAAGCGGCATGTCCGGCGACAGGAGCCAGCGTTGCGGCAAATAGAGCGTTAACTATCAATTTTTTCATAATCTGTTCTCCAATATTAATATCGTTAATTTTTAATGTTTGTCTGCTTAATGACACTGCCCCATTTTTCAAAGTCAGCCTTACGTGTCTTATCCAGATCGTCAGGTGTTCCGCCAGCCAGAGTAATGCCCAGCTTGTCTGCAAGCGTTTTCACCGTCGGGGTGGTCAACATCTCTGCAATGTCAGCATTGATTTTCTGGACAGTATCGTCAGGTGTATCTACCGGCACAAAAACGGCCTGCCATTGTTCGACGGCAAAGTCATCGAATCCTTCCTGTTGCATTGTGGGCACATTCGGCAGTGCTTTAAGTCGATCGGTTGAGGTGACGGCGAGTGCGCGCAAGGTGCCACTTTGAATATGTGGCAGCGCTGCAGCGATTGGGGCAAACATGAACTGAACCTGCTGTCCCAGGGTATCCTGCAAGGCAGGTGAATCACCCTTATAAGGCACATGAACAAAGCGCACACCCGTTTTGATCTGGAGCAGCTCGCCCTGCATTTGCAGAATGGTTCCTGTTCCGCCAGAGGCATAGGCCAGTTTGCCCGGCTCTGCCTTGGCTGCATCAATCAGTTCCTTCACGTTCTGGTATGGCTGTTTTGCACCCACGACCAGCACATGCGGTATCGTTCCAATGGTGATAACCGGTTTGAAAGAAGCAATCGGATCATAGGGCAGCTTTGCCATCAGGTGAGGCGCAATCGCTTGTGGTCCGATAGAGGTGCCAAGCAGAGTCAATCCGTCAGGCTTCGCTCGTGCGACACGCGCCGCGCCGATGGTGCCGGTAGCACCCGGTCGATTTTCTACGATGACGCGCGCATTTAATTTTTTGTCCAGTTCCTGGGCAATACTGCGGGCCAGCACGTCTGTGCTGCCACCCGGAGGATAAGGCACGATCCAGGTCACCGGCTTACCATCCGGCCAGCTCGAGGCCGCCTGTACCGAATTGATAGAAAATAATAGTGCGCTCAGGAAAAAAATTCGTCTTGTGATTGTTGTCATCTTTGAAGTACCGTTCATTGTTTTTCCAATCATTGGTTAATTTGTAAAGCCATATAACGATGCAGGATTCGTGACCAGAACCCGGTGAAGTGTTTCCTCATTCCGAGTCCATTGCACCAGGCATTGCATCTGTTCTCCGTCATGCGGCATCGGCTGTAAGCCTGCCTGCGCGGTGGCGTGCGGCCAGTCGCTTCCCCACAGCACCTGCTCACTTGCTGCATTGAGGTAACTTCGAGCCAGCCCGTCCAGCGCAGGGTCCGACGTGGTTTGTGACTCACTCACGATGTATCCGCCGGACAGCTTTACCCAGGCCTTCCTGTCGCTCAGTAGCCTGAGAACTATGTTGTGAGCGGGGTGATTGAATGCCTGAGTCGGATGAATTCGCGCAAAATGGTCAAAGACCACGGGAACGGGTAAATGTTGAAAAACGGATTCGTTCTCTGCAAGCAGATCCGGTGACATCAGAACTTGTATATGCCAGTTGAGTTTCTCTATTCTTTCGGCCAGAGGTACAAGACTGTGGATGCTACCGACAGCGCCCAGGGAGAGGTTGAGCCGAATGCCACGTACGCCAGCGGCATTCATCGCCTGAAGATCTGCATCGCTTTCGTTACCGTCTATCACGGCAACTGCCCGGCCGGTATTGCCTAACTTCTGCAGTCCATCTAACATGCTGCGGTTGTCCGTACCGTAAGTAGATGGCGTAACCAGAACAACATGCGTTGTTCCAGTGAGGGCCTGGACAGCACGGTACTGATCAATCGTGGCGTTGGCAGGAAAAAGTGTCGCGCCGGCAGCTGCCGGATAGCGATCGTCATAAACATGAATATGACAATCGCAAGCATTCTGAGGGATAGCGTTGATCATTTTCGGTCTTAGTAAATAGGTGAATTTACCTAGTCTCACAGTGCTTGCGATCAAATCAAGCGATCATCGGGAATCAGACGAACCCGATGCCACATGAAATAATCGCTCGCGGCAAAAGAACTCTGTTCGGGTACTAAGACCTATTCAATTTTTGTGCCGGAATCTTTAATGATGGTTGCCCAGCGATCGATCTCCTCTTTGATTAAAGCGGAGAATTGCTCAGGAGAGCCGCCAAGTACTTGCGCTCCTTGTTCGCGCAACTTGACTTTAAGGTCATCTGACGCAAGGGATTTATTTATTTCTGCATTGAGTTTTTCAACAATAGGTTTAGGTATTCCGGCAGGGCCTACAAAGCCAAACCATGTGGTTGACTCAAAACCCTTGTATCCCGATTCAGCGACAGTAGGTACATCAGGCATATCAGCTACGCGTTCTTTCGATGTGACCGCAATCGCGCGTAACTTTCCGTTCTTAATGGAGCCAAGCAGGGTTGGCACAGATGAAGCATACAAATCCACACGTCCGCCAATCAGGTCTGTAACGGCTTGTGCGGCGCCTTTGTAGGGAATATGAGTAAATTTTATATCTGCCGTTTTTTGCAGAAGCTCACTGGTAAGATGCGCGACGGTGCCGTTACCTGGCGAGGCAAAATTCAACTTGCCGGG of the Advenella mimigardefordensis DPN7 genome contains:
- a CDS encoding amidohydrolase family protein; translation: MNTGKSFTSPHIAIRPEWLSMRQEEAIWPDLPIIDSHHHLWDRPQSRYMLHELVADMSSGHNIVATVFVQSRSMYRQHGPDIFKPVGEVEFANGVAACFESGLYDNRNGCAGIVAGADLTIGQQLHDVIGQMKQVAGARLKGIRNSTAWHDSPEVRSNPIQPPRGLLSDPGFLDGVRTLAEYDLCLDIWAYHTQLSEVFELAKACPQLHIVLDHLGGPVGVGPYREARKEVFDEWKKSIQQLAALPNITIKLGGFGLKVMGYHYFECEVPPSSEQLAQDWRPYTETLIALFGTSRCMFESNFPVDKGMYSYSIMWNAFKRICNGCSSDEIQDLFFNTAKRIYSLDLPQG
- a CDS encoding Bug family tripartite tricarboxylate transporter substrate binding protein; this translates as MKKLIVNALFAATLAPVAGHAAYPDRPISLVVPYAPGGTADALARVIAQHLGKKLDQTVVVENRSGASGIIGQTYVARAKADGYTLLYDATPLTINPAVNKLNFDPSADLKPLTMVSVTPGILVVPKSSELNSVQDVVEKAKAAPGSLTFASGGTGTLQFMAGELFRQNWKIDMLHVPFKSGGPAIMATVGAQVDMMFPNISSTLPMVKSDQLKVLAITSAKRNELLPDVPTVAESGLPGYEIFEWNGVFVPKDTPQTIADKLEKTIHAVMKEPEVQEKFASLGVQVKTSSQSEFRKFLDAEFAKWADVVSKSNIKK
- a CDS encoding Bug family tripartite tricarboxylate transporter substrate binding protein — translated: MTTITRRIFFLSALLFSINSVQAASSWPDGKPVTWIVPYPPGGSTDVLARSIAQELDKKLNARVIVENRPGATGTIGAARVARAKPDGLTLLGTSIGPQAIAPHLMAKLPYDPIASFKPVITIGTIPHVLVVGAKQPYQNVKELIDAAKAEPGKLAYASGGTGTILQMQGELLQIKTGVRFVHVPYKGDSPALQDTLGQQVQFMFAPIAAALPHIQSGTLRALAVTSTDRLKALPNVPTMQQEGFDDFAVEQWQAVFVPVDTPDDTVQKINADIAEMLTTPTVKTLADKLGITLAGGTPDDLDKTRKADFEKWGSVIKQTNIKN
- a CDS encoding amidohydrolase family protein, which encodes MINAIPQNACDCHIHVYDDRYPAAAGATLFPANATIDQYRAVQALTGTTHVVLVTPSTYGTDNRSMLDGLQKLGNTGRAVAVIDGNESDADLQAMNAAGVRGIRLNLSLGAVGSIHSLVPLAERIEKLNWHIQVLMSPDLLAENESVFQHLPVPVVFDHFARIHPTQAFNHPAHNIVLRLLSDRKAWVKLSGGYIVSESQTTSDPALDGLARSYLNAASEQVLWGSDWPHATAQAGLQPMPHDGEQMQCLVQWTRNEETLHRVLVTNPASLYGFTN
- a CDS encoding Bug family tripartite tricarboxylate transporter substrate binding protein — protein: MTTFKRAVVLFAVTISATAFAQDNYPNKPIRLVVPFPPGGGTDIIARDVANKVSTTLGWDFVVENKPGSGGNLGVDAAAKARPDGYTLALGQTSNLSVNPTLYSNLPYDSVKGLTAISLVASAPLVLVVASDSPMKTWEDVVKTAKAQPGKLNFASPGNGTVAHLTSELLQKTADIKFTHIPYKGAAQAVTDLIGGRVDLYASSVPTLLGSIKNGKLRAIAVTSKERVADMPDVPTVAESGYKGFESTTWFGFVGPAGIPKPIVEKLNAEINKSLASDDLKVKLREQGAQVLGGSPEQFSALIKEEIDRWATIIKDSGTKIE